One window from the genome of Fulvivirga lutea encodes:
- a CDS encoding metal ABC transporter ATP-binding protein, giving the protein MIIQAKDPSVEIHDLTVSYDKKPVLWDIDLTLPQGQLIGIVGPNGAGKSTLIKSMMNLIEASSGFVKLFDQPLDDVRDRISYVPQRESVDWDFPASAMDVVLMGRYGKLGLFKRIRQSDKEVAEECLKKVDMLPFKNRQISQLSGGQQQRVFLARALAQQADLYFMDEPFAGVDAATEKTIINILREMTAQGKTIVVVHHDLQSVSQYFDWVILLNLRLVASGPIEEVYTKELLEETYGGKLTMLSEVSNLLQKSRFPSREKQ; this is encoded by the coding sequence ATGATCATTCAGGCAAAAGACCCTAGTGTTGAAATACATGATTTAACTGTTTCTTACGATAAGAAACCCGTTTTATGGGATATTGACCTAACGCTGCCGCAAGGTCAGCTGATAGGTATTGTTGGACCTAACGGAGCCGGCAAATCCACATTAATAAAATCAATGATGAACTTGATAGAAGCAAGCAGCGGGTTTGTGAAGCTATTCGATCAGCCATTAGATGACGTGCGAGATCGAATTAGTTACGTTCCTCAGCGAGAATCTGTCGATTGGGACTTCCCTGCCTCAGCCATGGATGTTGTTTTAATGGGGCGATATGGCAAGCTTGGCCTGTTCAAGCGCATTAGACAATCTGATAAGGAAGTAGCAGAAGAATGTCTCAAGAAGGTTGATATGCTTCCTTTTAAAAATAGGCAAATAAGTCAGCTTTCAGGCGGACAGCAACAACGTGTATTCTTAGCCAGAGCTCTTGCCCAACAAGCTGATTTATACTTTATGGATGAACCTTTCGCAGGGGTGGATGCTGCCACTGAAAAAACGATCATCAATATTCTTCGAGAGATGACAGCTCAAGGCAAAACCATCGTAGTGGTGCATCACGATTTGCAGTCAGTGAGCCAGTATTTTGATTGGGTAATTCTTCTTAATCTGAGGCTGGTTGCTTCCGGCCCTATTGAGGAAGTATATACCAAGGAGCTTCTAGAAGAAACCTATGGCGGAAAACTCACTATGCTGAGTGAGGTGAGTAACCTACTCCAGAAGAGCCGATTCCCTAGTAGAGAAAAGCAATAA
- a CDS encoding metal ABC transporter permease, translating into MKDFIDFFSFSDPNVRYVVLGSILITASSAIVGSFTFLKKKALVGDAVAHAVLPGVCLSFILYGEKNPVVLILGAFATGWLALVSIDFITNKSKIKEDTAIGLILSVFFGIGIFLLTIIQKSGNASQSGLDSFLFGKAASLVGSDVYTFSIVAIILVAVVLLLFKELTLLAFDSDFAHSLGLPTKALELILTTLTVLAVVVGIQAVGVVLMAAMLITPAAAARFWTENIKTMILLAAIFGAFSGISGAYISYIAPSMPTGPWIVIVISTIAMVSFFFAPGRGIINRVVRQGKIKKQIGDENILKVLYQLGEQEKNFFDKRTIDNILSKRAFEKPNLLKGLKRLKREGYLKLDDNEWFFTNEGKEKGQRIVKLHRLWELYLTKYLRIAPDHVHEDADTIEHILTPELEARLEKLLDYPQFDPHESEIPYR; encoded by the coding sequence ATGAAGGATTTTATCGATTTTTTTTCTTTTTCTGATCCAAATGTGAGGTATGTTGTATTGGGTTCCATTCTAATCACAGCAAGTTCAGCCATTGTAGGTTCTTTCACTTTCTTAAAGAAAAAAGCCCTTGTGGGTGATGCAGTGGCGCATGCTGTACTTCCGGGAGTTTGCTTGTCATTTATACTCTACGGAGAAAAAAATCCTGTAGTTCTTATTCTGGGAGCATTTGCCACCGGGTGGTTGGCGTTAGTATCTATTGATTTCATTACTAATAAGTCAAAGATTAAAGAAGATACGGCCATAGGATTGATTCTCTCCGTGTTTTTTGGAATTGGCATTTTCCTTTTAACCATCATACAAAAGTCTGGCAATGCCTCACAAAGTGGATTAGACAGCTTCCTATTCGGAAAAGCAGCTTCTCTGGTAGGCTCTGACGTGTACACTTTTAGTATAGTGGCTATAATTCTGGTGGCAGTGGTTTTACTTCTTTTCAAAGAACTAACACTACTAGCATTCGATTCTGATTTCGCACATTCACTAGGACTACCTACAAAGGCTTTAGAGCTAATATTAACAACCCTTACAGTTCTGGCTGTAGTAGTAGGTATTCAGGCTGTAGGCGTAGTTTTAATGGCCGCCATGCTCATTACGCCAGCGGCAGCAGCACGTTTCTGGACTGAGAATATTAAAACGATGATATTGCTAGCAGCCATTTTTGGTGCTTTTAGTGGTATTTCGGGAGCCTATATTTCATATATAGCACCATCTATGCCCACAGGTCCGTGGATTGTTATAGTGATCTCCACCATTGCCATGGTGTCTTTTTTCTTTGCACCGGGAAGAGGAATTATCAATCGCGTAGTTCGTCAGGGAAAAATAAAGAAACAAATTGGTGATGAGAATATTCTTAAAGTACTCTATCAATTAGGAGAACAGGAAAAGAATTTCTTTGATAAAAGAACTATCGATAACATACTATCAAAAAGGGCGTTTGAAAAACCGAACTTACTAAAAGGCCTCAAACGACTAAAAAGAGAAGGTTATTTAAAGTTGGATGATAATGAATGGTTCTTTACAAATGAAGGCAAAGAAAAGGGACAGCGCATTGTTAAACTACATCGTTTATGGGAGTTGTATTTAACCAAATACTTGAGAATCGCACCTGATCACGTACACGAAGATGCAGATACCATTGAGCATATTCTTACACCTGAGTTGGAGGCCCGACTGGAGAAGCTTCTAGATTACCCTCAGTTCGACCCTCATGAATCGGAGATTCCTTACAGGTGA
- a CDS encoding four helix bundle protein — translation MSYKNLEIYQLARHNSTLIHEMSLQLPKFELYETGSQIRRSSKSVRSNIVEGYGRRRYKNEYIRFLTYAISSNDETLDHLESLFETKSLNNEDIYKQLVDQTNLLGKKLNRFISALSNSDNQ, via the coding sequence ATGAGTTACAAAAATTTAGAAATATATCAACTGGCACGTCATAATTCCACGCTCATACATGAGATGAGTTTGCAACTACCCAAATTCGAATTATACGAAACAGGAAGTCAGATAAGAAGATCAAGTAAATCAGTACGATCTAATATTGTTGAAGGGTATGGCAGAAGAAGATATAAGAATGAGTACATTAGATTTCTAACTTATGCTATTTCTTCTAACGATGAAACTTTAGATCATTTAGAGTCATTATTTGAAACTAAATCATTAAACAATGAGGATATCTACAAACAGCTTGTAGATCAAACCAATTTATTGGGGAAAAAATTAAATCGATTCATATCAGCTCTAAGTAATTCTGACAATCAGTAA
- a CDS encoding metal ABC transporter permease, whose product MQALQIILAGSLVSISCGLLGCYLILRKMAMVGDAISHAVLPGIVLAFLFTGSRDSVTMLIGAGLVGLLTTFLIEYFHKKGKLQTDASIGVTFTWLFAIGVILISVFAGKVDLDQDCVLYGEIAYVPLDLWITDAGTVMGPRVIYISGSVLILILLFIKLGYKELFLTTFDPAYASAIGISTALWHYLLMGAVSITTVASFESVGAILVIALLIAPPATAYLLTDKFKHMLIYTCIIGVLTSIGGYYLAYNTDGSIAGAMASVAGVIFLLVFLFAPVNGYLFKAIRNRRKPKITVN is encoded by the coding sequence ATGCAAGCACTCCAAATCATATTAGCCGGTTCATTAGTCTCCATTTCATGTGGATTGTTGGGGTGTTACCTTATTTTAAGAAAGATGGCTATGGTAGGTGATGCTATTTCTCATGCCGTTTTACCAGGTATTGTGTTGGCATTTCTGTTTACAGGTTCAAGAGATTCTGTCACCATGCTTATTGGAGCCGGACTGGTAGGGTTGTTAACCACTTTTTTGATCGAATACTTTCATAAAAAAGGGAAGCTACAAACCGATGCCTCGATTGGCGTTACTTTTACATGGCTATTTGCCATTGGTGTCATTCTAATCTCGGTGTTTGCCGGAAAAGTAGATTTAGATCAGGATTGTGTACTCTATGGTGAGATTGCCTATGTGCCGTTGGATTTATGGATCACTGATGCAGGAACAGTAATGGGACCTAGAGTCATTTATATTTCCGGGTCAGTGCTTATTCTTATTTTATTGTTTATTAAACTAGGATACAAAGAATTGTTTCTAACCACCTTTGACCCTGCCTATGCCAGTGCAATAGGAATATCAACGGCTTTGTGGCATTATTTATTGATGGGTGCTGTATCTATTACTACTGTTGCCTCTTTTGAGTCTGTAGGCGCTATTTTAGTGATTGCTTTGCTCATAGCACCACCAGCAACTGCCTATTTGCTCACAGATAAGTTCAAGCACATGCTCATTTATACATGCATCATTGGAGTACTCACTTCTATTGGAGGGTATTATTTAGCCTACAATACAGATGGATCAATTGCCGGTGCGATGGCTAGTGTGGCTGGGGTGATTTTTTTACTAGTATTTTTATTTGCTCCGGTAAATGGTTATTTATTTAAAGCAATAAGGAATAGAAGGAAACCAAAAATAACCGTTAACTAA
- a CDS encoding OmpA family protein: MNRLVFFLTLFATSHLTFGQDDPVALANVYLEQADQIYKQQKEAIEIAKELYVQAADLDPTNIRANWMAGQLYLETINKDNALPYLMRVLEQKPGYRFDILYQIGRAYHYALDFDNALEYYERYKKKVLGDRSYRGRDRVMPQEVSRRILECNNGKDIINNPSQYSIEPIGDEINSQWPDYAPVLNKKGDLMIFTSRRQEGNTSPDVDKDNFYFEDVFFSRKVNGKWTPAENIGPPINTQYHDANIYLNAEGNRLYLYKDTGAGDIYYSDLVNGKWTEPEFLTTKINSSVYSENSVSETSTDDMIFYTSSRPGGEGGIDIYYCIKDDGEWYKSKSLGPVINTSGNEDSPFLAYDGKTLYFSSTGHKGYGGYDIFKSVYDSTYGEWSTPENLGYPVNTPDDEFSFQISQDQRTGYYASVREGGLGFTDIFMVKYHGNSLDQTELIAAVMNRSEGGKEVVTPDSNPVANNDPETPVYDEHEIKLMDHTHPIFFNNDQSAIKEQHQAELDSIVQLIHKYNFLNIDISGYASADGNPRYNLELSNKRALIVLNYLVDQGVDENRIVAKGYGSVKDQTGDPEEHRRADVRIVSRVRKKGGS, encoded by the coding sequence GTGAATAGACTAGTATTTTTTCTCACACTATTTGCTACATCTCATCTTACCTTTGGGCAGGATGATCCGGTAGCGCTTGCAAATGTTTATTTAGAACAGGCAGATCAGATTTATAAGCAACAGAAGGAAGCTATAGAAATTGCCAAGGAGCTGTATGTTCAAGCTGCTGATTTAGACCCCACTAATATTAGAGCCAATTGGATGGCAGGTCAACTTTATTTGGAAACCATTAATAAAGACAATGCCCTGCCTTACTTAATGCGTGTTTTAGAACAGAAGCCAGGTTATCGTTTCGATATACTTTATCAGATTGGCAGAGCCTACCATTATGCCCTGGATTTTGATAATGCATTGGAGTATTATGAAAGATATAAGAAAAAAGTGTTAGGAGATCGAAGTTATCGAGGTAGAGACAGGGTGATGCCACAAGAAGTCTCCAGAAGAATTTTGGAGTGTAATAACGGTAAGGATATCATCAACAATCCATCGCAATACTCCATTGAGCCAATTGGTGATGAAATTAATTCTCAATGGCCTGATTATGCACCTGTATTAAACAAAAAAGGCGATTTAATGATTTTTACATCGCGCAGGCAAGAAGGTAATACTAGCCCCGATGTGGATAAAGATAATTTCTATTTTGAGGATGTTTTTTTCTCGAGAAAGGTAAATGGAAAGTGGACACCTGCAGAAAATATTGGCCCACCCATTAATACGCAATACCACGATGCAAATATTTATTTAAATGCAGAAGGAAACAGGCTGTATTTGTATAAAGATACAGGTGCCGGTGACATCTATTACTCGGATTTGGTAAATGGTAAATGGACTGAGCCGGAATTTCTTACTACTAAGATTAATTCCAGTGTATATAGTGAGAACTCCGTTTCAGAAACATCTACAGATGATATGATATTTTATACCAGCAGCAGGCCGGGAGGCGAGGGTGGTATTGATATTTATTATTGTATCAAAGATGATGGCGAATGGTATAAATCTAAGAGTCTTGGGCCGGTAATTAATACCTCCGGCAATGAAGACAGCCCGTTTTTAGCCTATGATGGTAAAACTTTGTATTTCAGTAGCACAGGCCATAAAGGTTATGGTGGTTACGATATCTTCAAATCGGTCTATGATAGCACTTACGGTGAATGGTCTACACCCGAAAATTTGGGTTACCCAGTTAACACCCCAGACGATGAGTTTAGTTTTCAAATCTCTCAAGACCAGCGGACAGGTTATTATGCTTCGGTGCGGGAAGGCGGTTTAGGGTTCACCGATATTTTTATGGTAAAATACCATGGTAATAGTTTGGACCAAACTGAGTTAATAGCTGCGGTTATGAATAGGAGTGAAGGAGGGAAAGAAGTTGTCACTCCAGACTCTAACCCTGTTGCCAATAATGACCCGGAAACACCTGTGTATGACGAGCACGAAATAAAGTTGATGGATCATACACATCCTATATTCTTTAATAATGATCAGAGTGCTATTAAAGAGCAGCATCAGGCGGAATTGGACAGCATTGTTCAATTAATTCATAAGTACAATTTCTTAAATATTGATATTTCGGGCTACGCTTCTGCAGATGGGAACCCACGTTACAACTTAGAACTTTCGAACAAGCGAGCGTTAATAGTGCTTAACTATTTGGTAGATCAGGGTGTGGATGAAAATAGAATTGTGGCCAAGGGATACGGATCTGTTAAGGATCAAACTGGTGACCCTGAAGAACACAGAAGGGCAGATGTTCGAATAGTTTCGAGAGTGAGGAAAAAAGGAGGCTCTTAG